The Pseudomonas fluorescens genome includes a window with the following:
- a CDS encoding hydroxymethylglutaryl-CoA synthase translates to MNKVGIVSYGAGIPVCRLKVDDVIQVWKNTDLSLVKGQLGVLERAVLQPDEDVITLGVLAAQRALDKAPPCPLEALYLGTCTNPYDSRASAAIILEMLGCGYDAFCADVQFAGKSGTSALQIAYALVASGMVGNALAVGADTINRNTAPGDLTESYAGAGAAALLLGTENVIAHFDASFSCAADVADNIRPQGDRYIRSGMGLGSDKNSIGLEDQTRRAASGLMAKIHAQAGDFDYVVFQQNLVSTPYSLGKHLGFTTAQIEPGIYAQSVGDAGAASPLLGLVNVLDQARPGERILVVSYGFGAGSDAIALTVTDAIEAYQKTNVPLRTLLEDKYYVDYGTSIKYEFKYLRPDYALTAYL, encoded by the coding sequence ATGAATAAAGTAGGAATTGTGAGCTATGGCGCGGGCATCCCGGTCTGCCGGCTCAAGGTGGACGACGTGATCCAGGTGTGGAAAAACACCGATTTGAGCTTGGTAAAGGGTCAATTGGGCGTCCTTGAAAGGGCTGTGCTGCAACCTGATGAAGACGTCATTACCTTGGGCGTCCTCGCCGCCCAACGTGCACTGGACAAAGCGCCGCCTTGTCCCCTTGAAGCGCTTTATCTTGGCACCTGCACCAATCCATATGACTCCCGGGCCTCGGCCGCGATCATCCTGGAAATGCTTGGCTGCGGCTATGACGCCTTTTGCGCAGACGTGCAGTTTGCCGGCAAATCCGGCACCAGCGCCCTTCAGATTGCATACGCCTTGGTAGCATCGGGCATGGTGGGCAACGCGTTGGCAGTGGGCGCCGATACGATCAACCGCAACACCGCCCCCGGTGATTTGACAGAGTCCTACGCCGGAGCGGGCGCCGCTGCCCTGCTGTTGGGTACCGAAAATGTGATCGCGCATTTTGACGCAAGTTTTTCTTGCGCGGCGGATGTCGCTGACAACATCAGGCCTCAAGGGGACCGCTATATCCGGTCGGGAATGGGATTGGGCTCGGACAAGAACAGCATCGGCCTGGAAGACCAGACTCGCCGTGCTGCCTCGGGATTGATGGCCAAGATCCATGCGCAGGCCGGTGATTTCGATTATGTCGTCTTCCAACAGAACCTGGTTTCAACCCCCTACTCTCTCGGCAAGCACCTGGGATTCACGACGGCGCAAATCGAACCTGGCATCTATGCCCAGAGTGTCGGCGATGCTGGGGCAGCAAGCCCTTTGCTGGGCTTGGTCAACGTCCTCGATCAAGCGCGTCCCGGTGAACGAATCCTGGTGGTTTCCTATGGGTTTGGTGCGGGCAGCGATGCCATTGCCTTGACCGTCACCGATGCCATCGAAGCCTATCAAAAGACCAACGTTCCGCTGCGCACGCTGCTGGAGGATAAGTACTACGTGGATTACGGGACGTCGATCAAGTACGAGTTCAAATACTTGCGGCCCGACTACGCCCTGACGGCCTATCTCTGA
- a CDS encoding thiolase family protein: MSARRVAIVSAAYTPKPGSSRVRQTFKEMIVESAYQALNAIKMHPRELQAVAYGYHGEGISEYGGLGPTISDALGISPAPTFMSTANCTSSSVSFQMAHQMVASGEYDIVLCGGFEKMTDHINYAEYIGSSTECEYDYFLGISHTDAFALATAEYFEKFGYAGREADVLATFGRQMRIYAHNTPTATRYGVPIPSLEALKSSEACGSMLAWGEASGCAILVAEHLAHRYTTQPVFIRGCAYTGVSHYFGTRYHNPTLQFPGLPKDVGMAVSANSMACAEIAYKKAGITAKDIDVAQVYDLLGAGLIQMESMGVCGPGQAGDFVLEGGIALDGQLPLNTDGGNIGRGHASGCDGILHITELFRQLRGESNNQVKGARIGVSQNLGGYAAHNSVIVLSND; encoded by the coding sequence ATGAGCGCACGACGCGTTGCTATCGTTTCGGCTGCCTATACCCCTAAGCCCGGCAGTTCCAGAGTTCGCCAGACGTTCAAGGAGATGATCGTCGAGTCCGCTTACCAAGCACTCAACGCCATCAAGATGCATCCCCGCGAACTCCAGGCTGTTGCCTATGGCTACCACGGTGAAGGCATTTCTGAATACGGAGGCCTGGGCCCGACCATTTCCGATGCCTTGGGTATCAGCCCTGCCCCCACGTTCATGAGTACTGCCAACTGCACGAGTAGTTCGGTGTCTTTCCAGATGGCTCACCAAATGGTCGCCTCAGGTGAATACGACATCGTCCTGTGTGGCGGTTTCGAAAAAATGACCGACCACATCAACTACGCCGAGTACATTGGCTCCAGCACCGAATGTGAATACGATTATTTTCTAGGCATCTCACACACAGACGCCTTCGCCCTGGCGACCGCCGAGTATTTTGAAAAGTTCGGTTATGCAGGACGCGAAGCGGATGTATTGGCAACCTTTGGGCGGCAGATGCGTATCTATGCCCATAACACCCCCACCGCCACCCGCTATGGCGTGCCGATTCCATCCCTTGAAGCGCTCAAGAGTAGCGAAGCGTGTGGCTCGATGTTGGCCTGGGGCGAAGCCAGCGGTTGCGCCATCCTGGTTGCCGAACACCTTGCGCACCGTTACACGACCCAACCGGTATTTATCCGCGGCTGTGCCTACACCGGTGTATCGCACTATTTCGGCACGCGTTATCACAACCCGACGTTGCAATTTCCGGGGCTGCCAAAAGATGTAGGCATGGCAGTTTCCGCCAACTCGATGGCCTGCGCAGAAATCGCCTACAAAAAAGCCGGCATCACTGCAAAGGATATCGATGTGGCGCAAGTCTACGACTTGCTGGGTGCCGGGTTGATTCAAATGGAGTCCATGGGTGTATGTGGTCCAGGCCAGGCAGGCGACTTCGTATTGGAAGGCGGCATAGCTCTTGATGGGCAACTTCCCCTGAACACTGACGGCGGCAACATCGGACGCGGCCACGCCTCCGGTTGCGATGGGATTTTGCACATTACTGAATTGTTCCGACAGCTTCGCGGCGAGTCCAACAACCAAGTCAAAGGCGCCCGTATTGGTGTCTCGCAAAACCTGGGCGGTTACGCCGCGCACAACAGTGTCATTGTGCTTTCCAACGATTAA
- a CDS encoding Zn-ribbon domain-containing OB-fold protein: MSLYPEQIHRMTTASMLREWREHGGKYRLEGSRCQDCEEIFFPRRTVCGACNSLNVEPYRCARTGTIQVSAHAENPILAAMGYGETVPRFMAMVRLDDGLVIASEIVDVTDPRQVVSGAPVRMVIRKHVRESNLAWQYAYKFVLVK; the protein is encoded by the coding sequence ATGTCCCTTTACCCTGAACAGATTCACCGCATGACCACCGCCAGCATGTTGCGCGAATGGCGCGAGCATGGCGGCAAATACCGTCTCGAAGGCAGCCGTTGCCAGGATTGCGAAGAAATTTTCTTCCCTCGGCGCACCGTTTGCGGCGCGTGCAATTCGTTGAATGTGGAACCGTATCGCTGCGCACGCACCGGCACGATCCAAGTCAGCGCCCATGCCGAGAATCCGATACTGGCAGCCATGGGCTATGGCGAAACCGTGCCCCGCTTCATGGCGATGGTGCGTCTGGATGATGGCTTGGTGATTGCCTCGGAAATCGTAGATGTCACCGATCCCCGGCAAGTCGTCAGCGGTGCGCCCGTGCGTATGGTTATTCGCAAACATGTCCGGGAAAGCAACTTGGCCTGGCAATATGCCTATAAGTTTGTATTGGTGAAATAA
- a CDS encoding TetR/AcrR family transcriptional regulator: protein MDNAIGKPSLPRASRLDGQATRLQILEKAGELFAEQGLANTTSKQICERSQANSAAVNYHFVNKEGLYRAVLLEAHARLVRMETLVSLNERPGSPQDKLRALITVLVERLHDHPDGWALKVLTREVLSPSPEFEVVLKEQSFPKAHILRGLLGQIMNLPADHPTTLRSAISVFAPCLFLLIAHQPLKQHVLQGLSLEPQGLIDHMMSYALGGLQAVAATAHDAAN from the coding sequence ATGGACAATGCCATTGGCAAGCCTTCCCTGCCTCGTGCTTCGCGGCTCGATGGGCAGGCAACGCGGCTGCAGATTCTGGAAAAAGCGGGTGAATTGTTTGCCGAACAGGGATTGGCCAACACCACCAGCAAGCAGATTTGCGAACGCTCGCAAGCCAACAGTGCGGCGGTGAATTATCACTTCGTAAACAAAGAGGGTCTGTACCGCGCGGTATTGCTCGAAGCCCACGCTCGGTTGGTGCGGATGGAAACTCTGGTTTCGCTTAACGAGCGGCCCGGTTCGCCGCAAGACAAATTACGTGCCCTCATCACCGTGCTGGTCGAGCGCCTGCACGACCATCCGGATGGCTGGGCGCTGAAAGTGCTCACGCGCGAAGTGCTTTCGCCTTCTCCCGAGTTTGAGGTGGTACTCAAGGAGCAGTCGTTTCCCAAGGCGCACATTCTGCGTGGCTTGCTTGGGCAAATCATGAACTTGCCAGCGGATCACCCGACAACGTTGCGCAGCGCCATCAGTGTCTTCGCCCCCTGTCTTTTCTTGCTTATAGCCCATCAGCCGTTAAAGCAGCATGTGCTGCAAGGGTTGAGTCTCGAGCCGCAGGGTTTGATCGACCACATGATGAGCTATGCCCTTGGTGGGCTCCAGGCAGTGGCCGCGACTGCGCACGACGCTGCAAACTGA
- the phlG gene encoding 2,4-diacetylphloroglucinol hydrolase gives MEARVMTPFTYFSLPMQKQFLANQRAIQGKPYADFFRSKISVPLSAVEKIQQGPMPLADALTPSVEDLNRMLAADFISEEAGYALLPGPMAYVQSRKFFPNCTAQMLKWWFMWHPLEAERYTLWFPYAHVENPCVHHERLLDDTLTFEERLYGNTFCASEYVGDRLMHLHIDFRDPCELGFCPDLYRESKIDGSVSALMSLAHEPQVPVSLMAHLFKECPEGLYLTSRYWVGSHPAMQRFPGAERAAQLLEENGLGEVELETLAYEFAVHDLCEFNHLASILPSLHARFSGAK, from the coding sequence ATGGAAGCGCGCGTAATGACACCTTTCACCTACTTCTCATTGCCCATGCAGAAGCAGTTCCTGGCCAATCAGCGGGCCATCCAAGGCAAACCCTACGCCGACTTTTTCCGCTCGAAAATCAGCGTGCCGCTCAGTGCCGTCGAAAAAATACAGCAAGGCCCCATGCCCTTGGCTGACGCCTTGACGCCCAGCGTTGAAGACCTTAACCGCATGCTCGCCGCTGATTTCATTAGCGAAGAGGCCGGATACGCCCTGCTGCCGGGGCCGATGGCCTATGTGCAAAGTCGCAAGTTTTTTCCCAACTGCACCGCGCAGATGCTCAAGTGGTGGTTCATGTGGCATCCACTGGAGGCTGAACGCTACACCCTGTGGTTTCCTTATGCCCACGTGGAAAACCCCTGCGTTCATCACGAGCGTCTCCTGGACGATACCCTGACCTTCGAGGAGCGCTTGTACGGCAATACCTTCTGCGCCTCCGAGTACGTCGGTGACCGCCTCATGCACCTGCACATTGATTTCAGGGACCCCTGCGAGCTGGGCTTCTGCCCGGATCTTTACCGCGAATCCAAAATAGACGGCAGTGTCAGCGCCTTGATGAGCCTGGCCCACGAACCGCAAGTACCGGTGTCGCTGATGGCGCACTTGTTCAAGGAATGCCCGGAGGGTTTGTACCTGACGAGCCGTTACTGGGTCGGCAGCCACCCCGCCATGCAGCGTTTTCCAGGCGCCGAGCGCGCCGCCCAGCTACTGGAAGAAAACGGCTTGGGAGAAGTGGAGCTGGAAACCCTGGCTTATGAATTTGCGGTGCATGACTTGTGTGAGTTCAACCACCTGGCCAGCATCCTGCCGAGCCTTCATGCACGATTCAGCGGCGCGAAATAA
- a CDS encoding TetR/AcrR family transcriptional regulator: MARKPSRSSIGSLRSPHTHKAIIISAIETLKECGYSGLSIEAVARRAGASKPTIYRWWGNKAALIAEVYESESEQIRKEPDKGTFKENLNFLLLNLWKVWRETICGEAFRCVIAEAQLDPSTLPKLKDEFMERRRELPRKLVEKAIQQGELPKDTSRELLLDMIFGFCWYRLLTEQLEVEADINEFTTLLMNGVLRPTSAAVQDAAEA; encoded by the coding sequence ATGGCCCGTAAACCATCTCGGAGCTCCATTGGCTCATTGAGGAGCCCTCACACGCACAAAGCGATCATCATTTCTGCCATAGAAACACTTAAAGAGTGCGGTTACTCGGGGTTGAGCATCGAGGCGGTGGCCCGCCGCGCTGGCGCGAGCAAACCGACAATCTACCGGTGGTGGGGTAACAAGGCAGCCTTGATCGCCGAGGTCTACGAGAGTGAAAGCGAGCAGATTCGCAAAGAGCCTGATAAAGGCACTTTCAAGGAGAACCTCAATTTCTTGCTGCTCAATCTCTGGAAGGTCTGGCGAGAAACGATTTGCGGGGAGGCTTTTCGATGCGTCATTGCTGAGGCCCAGCTCGATCCCAGCACGCTGCCCAAGCTGAAAGACGAGTTCATGGAGCGGCGTAGGGAGTTGCCTCGCAAGCTGGTGGAAAAAGCTATTCAGCAGGGCGAGCTGCCCAAGGATACATCGCGTGAATTGCTCTTGGACATGATCTTTGGGTTTTGCTGGTACCGGCTGTTGACCGAGCAGTTGGAGGTGGAAGCAGATATCAATGAGTTCACGACACTGCTGATGAACGGGGTACTGCGCCCGACTTCGGCGGCGGTTCAAGACGCCGCCGAAGCCTGA